In Plasmodium gaboni strain SY75 chromosome 8, whole genome shotgun sequence, the sequence tatatatatgatgaataAGCAAAGCGATATGTGGTATAGATGGATTGAACGGCATGAATATATGTTAGAAAAATGGAAAGAAGAAGAATGGTTTTTAAGATTAAAAGAGAGTTGGAGagatgaagaagaagaatATATGAAGAGAGCGtataaagaattattaattaGTTTAAGAGGTGATAAATATCATATGTCTCAAAgacaaaaaattatttggAGAAAATGGATTGCAAAACATCCATTTAGAGTTAGAGAATTTGTTATAGATAAATGgtttaataaattatttgaagAGCTTGAAAAGGAAGGTATCATATCTGATGAAGCCATaagaaaatttttatctttaCATGAAGAACAATATAATGAAGAACAAATCGAagaatttataaaatataaaaataaagtgTTGGTGGTTATATTATggataaaaatatatatgtcaATATTGgaggaatatataaaggaaGAAGATATAGAGAGTGAAAAGTTATTTATAGATACATCGTttgaagaattaaaaaagaaaaaagaaatagaAGAAGAAGTGATAGAAGATTTgaaaaaagatatatatgGAATAGATAAAATGAAAGAACTTGAAAAGTATAAAGGAGAAGATTGGTTTAAGAAAATGCAACAAGATTGGATTAGAAgagaatataaatttatttcatcATATAATTTGGGAAGTAACGATGAAGAGGAGTTTTATGAATTTGTTAAAAAACCAACAATGGAAATACAGAAagatttattaaaagaacAATGGAGGAATATAGAATTAAAATGGATTGATGAAgataatgatgaagatTGGATGCAAGATGAattgttaaaaaaaaggaagTATATAAAACCTGAAGATAAAATGAAGCATAGAATTATTAGGGAAGATGATATATATAGCgaagaattaaaaatttatgaTGAAATAGGAAAAAGGAGTATTtatttatcaaataaaaaggCATTGAAATGGAAAATCATCATTGAAATACATTTGGAGGTATTATGCGATTGTAAAATGGAAGAGTGGGAGAAAAATAAAGAGGACTTTTTAGATATATGTATAGAAGAATTGgtaaaaaaacaaaatgaagataaaaaaaataaagaagattatgattatataacaaatgAAAGTGATATTTACGATGTAGTGGAGAATACCAAATCATTTTGGAATACTTGGACAAATAGACACAATTATATGTTAGAAAAATGGAATAAAGAAAATTGGTTTGttcaattaaaaaatgagTGGGAGaaagaacaaaatgaatatatgaGAAAAACATACaaagaattattaataaGTCTAAAGGGTgacaaatataatatgtcGCAGAgacaaaaaataatttggAGGAAATGGATTGCAAAACATccttataatataaaagaagaaattataaataaatggTTAAATCATTTATTGGATGAGATAGATAAAAATGGTATTATTAGTGACGAAgctataaaaaaatttttatctttaGAAAAAGATATATCAGATAAGGaattacataaatataggaagaaaaaattagaaGTAATTTTGTGgattaaaatatatatgtctGTTTTGGAAGAAGAGAAGAATGAAGAATtagagaaaaaaaaggagTCCTTTTTAAATACATGTATAGATGAGttaaaaaaggaagaaCATTctgaagaaaatgaaagaaTGATATCAATGGTTGATGAAATGAAAAAGGGATTTCTTATATGTGATAAGGGgaaaaattacaaaaagtggaaaaatgaagaatggtataataatttgaaGAAAGAATGgataaaagaagaagacaaatatatagataCTACAGATGTAATcgaaaaagaagaaatatatgAGGATGATTTGTTAAACAATCCCCTTATAGAAGTAGAAAAAGGTGTATTATTAAAACATTGGAAAgatatgtatataaaatggATTGATGAAGATAATGAGAGAGATTGGTTACGTATCGCAATagataaagataatataaacacaGACGAAATGAATGAAGACATAAATAGAATGATAGAATTGAATAAATTGGATGattattcaaataaattgcatgataataaaagtatCAAATGGAAAACTATCATAGAAATTCATATGGAAGTTTTGAACGACTGCAAAAATGAAGAGTGGGAAATGAATAAAGGGGACTTTTTAGAAATATGCTTGGAAGAATTTGGaaatatggaaaataaGGAATATTccaatataataaataacatGTTAATGTTAGAAGAATTggaatataaatatttaaatatggATGTAATAGAGAGACAAAACAATTTGTGGAATATATGGATAGAAAGACACAGATATATGTTAgaaaaatggaaaaaagaaaaatggtttattatattgaaAGAGAATTGGAAGAATGAAgagaataaatatatgagAAAGGCTTATTTAGAATTGTTGATTAGTTTAAGAGAGGATGTTAAAAATCCAATGTTACAAAGgcaaaaaattatatggAGAAAGTGGATTGcaaaaaatttatatcatatagaatcaaatgttataaaaaaatggtTTGATAAATTATTAGAAGAAATTGAAAGAAAAGGAGTTATAGATTTAGATGAATGTAAAAATTTAATGCAGATGgaagaaaatgaagaatattTGGAAGTATTAAAAGAACataggaaaaaaaaattaatatgtatcatatggataaaaatatatatgatgataattGAGGAACATAAAAAGGAGGAATATTTAGAAAgtaaagaaatatttttggATACATGTGTAGATGAATTgaaaagaaatgaaaatttaGAGGGTAATGAATTATGTGTGGATGATATGAAAAAAAGTATCCTATTAAATGATcaaaaagaagaaatagaaaaattaaaaatgaaaaaatgGTATAAAGATTTGAAGAAAGAATGGATAATTGAAGAAGATAGATATTTCAGAtcaat encodes:
- a CDS encoding surface-associated interspersed protein 8.1 (SURFIN 8.1), producing MAVKIHSPVSEIRISSTTYPLYFTVFFERLKNYVSERIMKVKNSNDYKKLCRHLNYDIDDVQEIFSTHDLLNIPRDAKEVSWNKNIERHLEREMRTNSENKCKRIYPFYPRIQRHRRKMLEDYCEERDKRRDEVKASDNYEQKCYEFNQWVIMNENAINNSFNNNITDDDRNKGAYNINKNCTLRERHILFEKMECTKKEEENKDDEPEIVEDTNGDKTEEEDDDSEKPEEPKNVVKSIHGPNFRSTVNYNPNVYEYGNSAFLFPKELFELPLVGHSHITGTQGGTRNNLNMYFLQNIPHHIEVPPDKVPPVRLPTPKITPTGNPPMQVTPYLIFIPIGLLILLISIILNLMDKKKEMIPVRKEEKIKVKTVVPSAVYIRIKELEKLREEIKEREKEKLKKKIHVKKKVKIIEDPYKIKLLERKKWLWKTIIEIHMLILEEQRKAEWEFNKGDFLNICIDEFSRQEKKSDINVITSDLLFGEEKDVETIYMMNKQSDMWYRWIERHEYMLEKWKEEEWFLRLKESWRDEEEEYMKRAYKELLISLRGDKYHMSQRQKIIWRKWIAKHPFRVREFVIDKWFNKLFEELEKEGIISDEAIRKFLSLHEEQYNEEQIEEFIKYKNKVLVVILWIKIYMSILEEYIKEEDIESEKLFIDTSFEELKKKKEIEEEVIEDLKKDIYGIDKMKELEKYKGEDWFKKMQQDWIRREYKFISSYNLGSNDEEEFYEFVKKPTMEIQKDLLKEQWRNIELKWIDEDNDEDWMQDELLKKRKYIKPEDKMKHRIIREDDIYSEELKIYDEIGKRSIYLSNKKALKWKIIIEIHLEVLCDCKMEEWEKNKEDFLDICIEELVKKQNEDKKNKEDYDYITNESDIYDVVENTKSFWNTWTNRHNYMLEKWNKENWFVQLKNEWEKEQNEYMRKTYKELLISLKGDKYNMSQRQKIIWRKWIAKHPYNIKEEIINKWLNHLLDEIDKNGIISDEAIKKFLSLEKDISDKELHKYRKKKLEVILWIKIYMSVLEEEKNEELEKKKESFLNTCIDELKKEEHSEENERMISMVDEMKKGFLICDKGKNYKKWKNEEWYNNLKKEWIKEEDKYIDTTDVIEKEEIYEDDLLNNPLIEVEKGVLLKHWKDMYIKWIDEDNERDWLRIAIDKDNINTDEMNEDINRMIELNKLDDYSNKLHDNKSIKWKTIIEIHMEVLNDCKNEEWEMNKGDFLEICLEEFGNMENKEYSNIINNMLMLEELEYKYLNMDVIERQNNLWNIWIERHRYMLEKWKKEKWFIILKENWKNEENKYMRKAYLELLISLREDVKNPMLQRQKIIWRKWIAKNLYHIESNVIKKWFDKLLEEIERKGVIDLDECKNLMQMEENEEYLEVLKEHRKKKLICIIWIKIYMMIIEEHKKEEYLESKEIFLDTCVDELKRNENLEGNELCVDDMKKSILLNDQKEEIEKLKMKKWYKDLKKEWIIEEDRYFRSIINEEHDEEYKDIIRKPLKDIEKKISKKHWDYIHLKWIDEDNERDWLKIARNENEQIKYLHINENVRKKKYVPFYIDDYGKKGRSNKYKIYRRKRKKCQNKLKENNAMNKDMDILEKRMEFLKICFDLLKKRTFNYINIWEKNNKFYDEANEIMKQLEEKIFERQKILWYNREEINKMSRKKWENEEWFIILKNDWNEEKSCYLNEIQYEYNINNLIEEEKKYLYLKKEKIIWKEWLLKNFKNIEECDNEDWFNNLMETYKIDELCSIDMSEEIYNLGLENNLKKNVLKNIIWIDIFMEVLNVCEEEELEHKQKNTLESKMENHNKLFYEKKEDYINKKEMGNYINDIQTNEGNQMDIPKWFDEYQSDEKSGKQNSIQKDEKSFIKQLEEGDGESDIRSDALQESYKIYNNKLIEQKINILRESYIRNQNDT